In Actinomycetota bacterium, the following proteins share a genomic window:
- a CDS encoding metalloregulator ArsR/SmtB family transcription factor — MPVDQLDVVFGALADPTRRAILERLTQGEASVAEIAAPFTVSQPAISRHLKVLEDA, encoded by the coding sequence GATCAGCTAGATGTGGTGTTCGGAGCCCTCGCGGACCCCACACGACGGGCGATCCTCGAGCGGCTCACGCAGGGGGAAGCGTCGGTCGCCGAGATCGCGGCGCCATTCACCGTGTCGCAGCCGGCGATCTCGCGACACCTCAAGGTGCTCGAGGACGCG